A window of Enterobacter ludwigii genomic DNA:
ACAACCGGGCGGGAAGGTCTGGGGTACGGCGATTTTAAGCTGCTGGCGGCCTTAGGGGCCTGGTGCGGCTGGCAGTCGTTGCCTGTACTTGAATTAGTGGCAGCGTTGAGCGGTATTGTCGGCTATTTCACGTTATTTAATTTAAATAAAAATAACCTCACGATTTCTTTCGGGCCGTATCTCTCATTTGCTGGAATAGTGGTGTTTATTAGTCAGCAGTTTGCTTTCATTTTTTAAATATTCAGATCAAGTTTTTTTATAAATTTTTTTGACGGTGGAAGAGAAGGACGTCTCTTTGCGCCCAGTGTATCGTAAGGGATATAAGCTACACGGAATTGGGGCTTGTATCTTTTTATGGAGGAATACAACGCAGCAAAAACGTTTTTTTTTCTCGGTTTTCAGATTGGTTAAATACGCATTACGCAAAAAGCTCCATGTTCTCAAGGAAGACATGGATGATTAACGTTACGAATAAATTTATCAGGAAATAAAAATGAAATTTATGAAGCCTAAATATCTGGCGCTCTTTATTGCGGCGGCAACCAGCTCCGCATTTGCTGCAGCACCGGGTACACCGACGATCGGCTACGGTAATGACAAATTTGCCCTTGTTGAAGTCGATCAGGCAGCACAGGATTACAACAGCCTTGTCAAAGTACATAAAGACGGCGTGGATGTAAAAGTGGAGTGGAACGTCTGGAGCGGTGATGCACCGACGTCCGCGAAGGTGCTGCTGGACGGCCAAACCGTCTGGACCGGTGCGGGCAGCGCATCAGGTTCTGCCACCTTCAAGGTGAAAAAAGGCGGACGTTACCAGGAGCAGGTAGAGCTTTGTAACACCAGTGGTTGTAGCAAAAGCGCCAGCAAGCTGATTATTGTCGCGGATACCGACGGTAGCCACTTGCTTCCTCTCAATACTACCATGAAGGAAAACAACAAGACCTTTGCTCAGCATACTGACAAAGTGGTGGGGGCTTACTTCCCGGAATGGGGCGTCTATGACCGTAACTTCCAGGTCGATAAAATCCCGGCGGCTAACCTGAACCATATTCTGTATGGCTTCATTCCAATCTGTGGCGGTGACGGCATCAACGACAGCCTGAAAACCATCGAAGGGGGTAACAGCTTCCAGGCGTTGCAACGTGCCTGTAACGGTCGTCCGGATTATACCGTTGCCATTCACGATCCGTGGGCGGCGCTGCAAAAACCACAGGCCGGCGTTTCTGGCTGGGATGACCCCTACAAAGGTAACTTTGGTCAGTTGATGGCGCTGAAAAAAGCACATCCAGGGCTGAAAGTACTGCCATCTATCGGTGGCTGGACTCTCTCCGATCCGTTCTTCCAGATGAACAACCCTGCTATTCGCTCCCGCTTCGTGGCATCGGTGAAAGAGTTCCTGCAAACCTGGAAATTCTTTGACGGTGTGGATATCGACTGGGAATTCCCGGGCGGCGGCGGTGAGAACACGGCACTGGGTAATCCGCAGCAGGATAAAGCGACGTATACCGCGCTGATGCATGATTTGCGCACGATGCTGAACGAACTCTCCAGCGAAACTGGCCGTACTTATGAACTGACCACCGCGATCGGTTCCGGCAAAGATAAGATCGAAGACGTGGATTACACCACCACACAGCAGTATCTCGATCACATCTTCCTGATGAGCTATGACTTCTACGGCGGCTGGAGCAATACAGAGTTGGGTCACCAGGCTGCGCTGAAAGCACCTGCATGGCGTCCGGACACAAACTACACCACCGAAAACGGCGTTAACGCGCTGCTGCAGCAGGGCGTACAGCCTGGCAAGATTGTGGTGGGAACCGCCATGTACGGCCGCGGCTGGACGGGGGTTCATGGTTACACCGGCAACAATCCGTTCACTGGCACCGCCACCGGCAAGGTGAAAGGGACCTGGGAACCGGGCGTGGTTGACTACCGTCAGATTGTGAATGAGTACAAAGGCAAGCCGGGTTGGGAATACGGTTACGACGCAGACGCTGAAGCACCGTACGTCTTCAATAAATCCACTGGCGACCTGATCACTTATGAAGATGCGCGTTCTGCTGCCGCAAAAGGCAAGTATGTTATGGCGAATCAGCTGGGCGGTCTGTTCTCCTGGTCCATTGACTCAGATAACGGCGACATTCTGAACGCCATGAATGAAAGCCTGCTGGGCGGTAGTTCAACCCCGGTTGAACCTGTTGTCACCAACCATGCGCCGATTGCCTCCTCGACCGATCTTAACGTCTCTGGCCCGGCGACCGTAACGCTCGACGGGTCTGCTTCCAGCGATCCGGATGGCGATGCAATCACCTATAAGTGGACCCAGATTTCTGGCCCATCGGTGACGCTCACCAACAGCACCAAAGCGAAAGCCACCTTCAACGTGGCTGCGGTGACCAGCGATCAGACGATGGCATTCCGCCTGACCGTGACTGACGCGAAAGGACTGAGCAACGCGATTGATGTGCAGGTTGTAAACAAAGCGCCAAAAGCGAACCAGGCACCGGTTGTGAACCCAATGGAAGCAGTGACGCTGCAGGCAGGTGAAACCTATGCGCTGCACGCGCAGGCCGCGGATCCAGACGGTGATGCACTGACCTACGCCTGGAGCGTTCCGGCGGATATGCACGCGACCGGGACTGATACGGCGAACGTGAATATCACTGCGCCAGATGTGACCTCCGCCTCGACTTACACCCTGAGTGTCGTCGTAAGCGATGGTAAAACCAGCGTGCAGTCTAACGTGCAGGTCACGGTGAATCCTAAACCTGCTGACGTCACCCCGCCTGCTGATGAAGTGACCCCTCCGTCTGATGAAGTGACACCTCCTTCGGATGAAGGCACGGCAACCGGTAGCTGCGACGCGCCAGTCGATGCTAACGCCAGCAAATATGCCGCATGGGATGCCAGCAAAATATACAACAATGGCGACACCGTGAGTGCCGACCACCTGGTGTGGAAAGCGAAATACTGGACGCAAGGTAACAAACCTGGCTTCGGTGTGGATGCCTGGGAACTGGTGAGCAACGTGAAGATGAACTGGCGTTCTGACCTGGTCTACAACGGCGGTGAAACCACCACTTACCAGGGTAACGTTTACCGTGCCAAATGGTGGACCCGTGGCGATAACCCGGCTAATAGCGACGTATGGGTGAAAGAAGGCGCATCAACAGATTGCAAATAATCTAACCCGATAATCACTCCCCCTCACGAAGGGGGAGTGATGAAAAATTCATTTTACAGGATGTTGGTAGGGAGAAATAACAGAAACTGTCAGCAGGTAAAAATGAAAAAGATCATTTTGTTGTTATTAATAATAAGCCAAAGCGCACTGGCAAACTGTTGGGATAATGCGGCACGTTATTATCATGTCGACCCGTATTTATTGTATGCCATAGCCAATGTCGAATCCGGTATGAATCCGTATGCGGTGGGACAAAATCATGATGGCACGCGTGATGTTGGGTTGATGCAAATTAACAGCTCACATTTTACGGAACTGGAGACCAGAGGTATTGATGAACGCAGACTGATGACCGAGCCCTGTACCTCCATCATGGTCGGTGCTTCCATTTTGTCCGGAATGATTAAGGTCTATGGCTATAACTGGGAGGCTGTCGGCGCGTATAACGCAGGTTTAAAAAAAGAGAATTATCCGCAGCGTATGATCTATGCCCATAAAGTCTGGAAAAAATATCAGCAATTAAAATTAGCTGCACAATATTAATGTTTTTTATTTTTGAAGAATTCCTCAGGGTGTTCTTCGAAAAGAAAAAACAGCTGTCTGTGGTTTATGTATTAATGGATTAATACATAAACCGGGATTTTAATTTTAACTTCAATTAACAGGAATCGGAAATGAACAAAAGGACGTTACTAAGTGTGCTCGTTGCCGGAGCATGCGTAGCTCCCTTTATGGCACAGGCTGCCTCGCTGCAAGCGACCACCAGTGAGCCATACACCATGAAAGCCAGCGATCTGGCGAAGAAAGAAAAAGAGCTGACCAGTTTCCCGCTGATGGCCTCAGTGAAAGAGACCATTCAGACGCTGGATAATGCGCAGGTTGAACTGATTGAGCCAGGCCGTGCAGCGAACCCGGAAAACGTGAAGCGCGTTGAAGGCATTGTTAAGGCCAGCGACTGGGAATATCTCTTCCCGCTGCGTGCGCAGGCGTACACCTATAGCAACTTCCTGAAAGCGGTCGGTAAATTCCCGGCGCTGTGTAAGACCTATAAGGATGGTCGCGACAGCGACGCCATCTGCCGTAAAGAGCTGGCAACCATGTTTGCTCACTTCGCTCAGGAGACTGGCGGCCATGAAAGCTGGCGTCCGGAAGCCGAATGGCGTCAGGCGCTGGTTCACGTACGTGAAATGGGCTGGAGCGAAGGGCAGAAGGGGGGCTATAACGGCGAATGTAACCCGGACGTCTGGCAGGGTCAGACCTGGCCGTGCGGTAAAGATAAAGACGGCGATTTCCTGAGCTACTTCGGTCGCGGCGCGAAACAGTTGTCTTACAACTACAACTATGGCCCGTTCTCTGAAGCGATGTACGGTGACGTGCGTACGCTGCTCGATAAACCTGAGCTGGTGGCGGATACCTGGCTGAACCTGGCGAGTGCGATCTTCTTCTTCGCCTATCCACAGCCACCAAAACCCAGCATGCTGCAGGTTATTGACGGCACATGGCAGCCGAACGATCGCGATAAAGCCAACGGTCTGGTACCGGGCTTCGGCGTGACCACCCAGATCATCAACGGCGGCGTAGAATGCGGCGGTCCGACTGAAATTGCCCAGTCGCAAAACCGTATCAAGTACTACAAAGAGTTCGCGAACTACCTGAAGGTTCCGGTTCCGGCGAATGAAGTGCTGGGCTGCGCCAACATGAAGCAGTTCGATGAAGGAGGTGCTGGCGCGCTGAAGATTTACTGGGAGCAGGACTGGGGATGGAGCGCGGATACACCAAGCGGTCAGACGTACTCTTGCCAGCTGGTGGGCTACCAGACGCCATACAGCGCGTTCAAAGAGGGCGACTACAGCAAATGCGTACAGCACTTCTTTAACGTGAATATCGTTAACGATGACGGCTCAACAACCACGCCGGATGAAACCCCGGTAGCACCAGCGCCATCGGAAGAGGAAACCCCGGCTCCGGCGCCCGTTCCGGATGAAACGCCTGCAGAACCGACGGCTGTCAATCACGCACCGGTCGCGCATATTGCCGGCCCAATCGGTGCGGTTGACGCAGGTGCACAGGTT
This region includes:
- a CDS encoding carbohydrate-binding protein, which translates into the protein MKFMKPKYLALFIAAATSSAFAAAPGTPTIGYGNDKFALVEVDQAAQDYNSLVKVHKDGVDVKVEWNVWSGDAPTSAKVLLDGQTVWTGAGSASGSATFKVKKGGRYQEQVELCNTSGCSKSASKLIIVADTDGSHLLPLNTTMKENNKTFAQHTDKVVGAYFPEWGVYDRNFQVDKIPAANLNHILYGFIPICGGDGINDSLKTIEGGNSFQALQRACNGRPDYTVAIHDPWAALQKPQAGVSGWDDPYKGNFGQLMALKKAHPGLKVLPSIGGWTLSDPFFQMNNPAIRSRFVASVKEFLQTWKFFDGVDIDWEFPGGGGENTALGNPQQDKATYTALMHDLRTMLNELSSETGRTYELTTAIGSGKDKIEDVDYTTTQQYLDHIFLMSYDFYGGWSNTELGHQAALKAPAWRPDTNYTTENGVNALLQQGVQPGKIVVGTAMYGRGWTGVHGYTGNNPFTGTATGKVKGTWEPGVVDYRQIVNEYKGKPGWEYGYDADAEAPYVFNKSTGDLITYEDARSAAAKGKYVMANQLGGLFSWSIDSDNGDILNAMNESLLGGSSTPVEPVVTNHAPIASSTDLNVSGPATVTLDGSASSDPDGDAITYKWTQISGPSVTLTNSTKAKATFNVAAVTSDQTMAFRLTVTDAKGLSNAIDVQVVNKAPKANQAPVVNPMEAVTLQAGETYALHAQAADPDGDALTYAWSVPADMHATGTDTANVNITAPDVTSASTYTLSVVVSDGKTSVQSNVQVTVNPKPADVTPPADEVTPPSDEVTPPSDEGTATGSCDAPVDANASKYAAWDASKIYNNGDTVSADHLVWKAKYWTQGNKPGFGVDAWELVSNVKMNWRSDLVYNGGETTTYQGNVYRAKWWTRGDNPANSDVWVKEGASTDCK
- the iagB gene encoding type III secretion system invasion protein IagB → MKKIILLLLIISQSALANCWDNAARYYHVDPYLLYAIANVESGMNPYAVGQNHDGTRDVGLMQINSSHFTELETRGIDERRLMTEPCTSIMVGASILSGMIKVYGYNWEAVGAYNAGLKKENYPQRMIYAHKVWKKYQQLKLAAQY
- a CDS encoding chitinase codes for the protein MNKRTLLSVLVAGACVAPFMAQAASLQATTSEPYTMKASDLAKKEKELTSFPLMASVKETIQTLDNAQVELIEPGRAANPENVKRVEGIVKASDWEYLFPLRAQAYTYSNFLKAVGKFPALCKTYKDGRDSDAICRKELATMFAHFAQETGGHESWRPEAEWRQALVHVREMGWSEGQKGGYNGECNPDVWQGQTWPCGKDKDGDFLSYFGRGAKQLSYNYNYGPFSEAMYGDVRTLLDKPELVADTWLNLASAIFFFAYPQPPKPSMLQVIDGTWQPNDRDKANGLVPGFGVTTQIINGGVECGGPTEIAQSQNRIKYYKEFANYLKVPVPANEVLGCANMKQFDEGGAGALKIYWEQDWGWSADTPSGQTYSCQLVGYQTPYSAFKEGDYSKCVQHFFNVNIVNDDGSTTTPDETPVAPAPSEEETPAPAPVPDETPAEPTAVNHAPVAHIAGPIGAVDAGAQVSLSAEGSTDADGNKLTYTWRSQDGQTVTGQDKAVVTFRAPEAATAQQVEISLTVSDGELSSTTSYLLNVKAKAVPSQDEGTSDSYAAWSANSKYKAGDIVNNHGKLFQCKPFPYSGWCNTAPAYYEPGAGLAWSDAWTAL